The Camelina sativa cultivar DH55 chromosome 18, Cs, whole genome shotgun sequence DNA window ATTACAGCGAAATTAACAAGGTTATTATTGTAACTTTTGCAGAAACAGAAGCTAGCTTTGGCCAAGAAGCTGAACTTGACGGCNAACTTTTTAAACACTGAAGATCAGTATCCCTTAGAACCCTAAAGCTTTTTTGCAAATGTTTTCCGAACAGACCAAAAGCTGCGTAACTCGGTTGACAAAGTCAAAAGGGAAAGTGTTTTATCCCGGTCAAATCTCTATTTTAACCCTANCTAAGTCGTAGATTACGTTTATACCCCTATGTAGGagttttatttacaaaagtccggttttgattttttcagaACCAAGTTAAAGCAGACTGAGGTAGATTGCGAGTACTTGAAACGGTGCGTAGAGAAGCTAACGGAAGNTAACAGCTTTTGAGCAGTTCTTCTTAAGGAGACACTTATATAGATTGGTTCtttcttgtaagaaaaaaaactaaaatgtgcccccttttttaagtttttaagaaaacataaatattgattattgagaaagtacaaaaagaaagacatgGCAAAGGCGAAAGGGGGGACACACAAGTTGGAAGATAANcatcatcatcatcatcgaaccaccaccaccaaaatcACAGGCCCGTTTCGATCAATCCGTGGGTTGCTTGTGCTGGTCAGGTGGCTCATGGGCTGAATTTTGAAGNTTTCAATACCtcacatctctctcttttctcccaCAACAAAGAGTTCTAAAGATCATTTGCTTCAAGTTGAAACAACCCATTTGTATCATCTTTCTGgctattttctttctctaactcaaaaaaaaaagatcaaacctttcttcttcttcaaactgtTGAGTTCCTTGAGGATGATGATGGGAAAAGAAGATCTCGGTTTAAGCCTAAGCTTAGGAGGGTCTTCACAAAATAACAATCCTCTTCAGCGGAATCTGAATCAAAACTCTTCTTTATCAAACAATCTCCAGAGATTTCCATGGAACCAAACATTTGATCCTACATCAGGTATAAATCTCagatcttctctgttttttttttgtcaaagaaacagaacagatcttcttgttcttcgaTAGATCTCAAACCTAAAACTTAATTGCTCCTTTTACAGATCTTCGCAAGATAGACGTGAATAGTTTCCCGTCGACTGCGAACTGCGAGGAAGAAACAGGAGTCTCGTCTCCAAACAGCACGATCTCGAGCACCATAAGCGGgaagaggagtgagagagaaggTATGTCCGGCACCGGCGACGATCACGACGAAATCACTCCGGATCGAGGGTATTCGCGTGGAACCTCCGACGAAGATGATGACGGCGGCGAAACGTCGAGGAAGAAGCTCAGGTTATCAAAAGATCAGTCTGCTTTTCTCGAAGAGACCTTTAAAGAACACAACACTCTCAATCCCGTAAGTgttagaaaaagtaaaaaaaaatctgtaataaGTGGTATTATCGTAATTACAGCGAAATTAACAAGGTTATTATTGTAACTTTTGCAGAAACAGAAGCTAGCTTTGGCCAAGAAGCTGAACTTGACGGCAAGACAAGTGGAAGTGTGGTTCCAGAACAGAAGAGCAAGGTGAGATTTTCTTGTCTGAACCTCTAAGTCGTAGATTACGTTTATACCCCTATGTAGGagttttatttacaaaagtccggttttgattttttcagaACCAAGTTAAAGCAGACTGAGGTAGATTGCGAGTACTTGAAACGGTGCGTAGAGAAGCTAACGGAAGAGAATCGGAGACTTCAGAAAGAGGCAATGGAGCTTCGAACTCTCAAGCTGTCTCCACAGTTCTACGGCCAGATGACTCCACCAACTACACTCATCATGTGTCCTTCGTGCGAGCGTGTGGCTggcccatcatcatcatcatctaaccaccaccaccaaaatcACAGGCCCGTTTCGATCAATCCGTGGGTTGCTTGTGCTGGTCAGGTGGCTCATGGGCTGAATTTTGAAGCCTTGCGTCCACGATcgtgaattttaattttagtggAGAAagcgtgttttttttttttcgttattgTTATTGGTCTTACCTGTCTGTGGGGGTCATTGTAATTTTGGATGATTGGCCTTTCTCATGAACTAGTCTTATCATGTATGATGCAACcttaaaaaagtatttaaattaGCAAAAATTAGTTACGGACTTGCAATTTTAACCAAATTTATGAAACCATCTTTTTGATATCAAGCAGGAGCTCTAAATTAAACCACAAATTCACGAACGTTTTCTTAATAAATGTATCGTCTCCGGTTCGTGATTATGGTATAAGGGTAGTAGCTTAGTTACAATTTTTAACGTAATGATATAATCTTCTGACCTAATTTATAACATGTATGGATGAGTATGAGATGTTTTTTTTCGATAGGCTGTTAAAAATTACTTCAGATTTGCTGATTTTCTCATATATTTGTTGGACAAGTTCTTAAAGATCGTTTAACCTTTTGTTCCGCGACAATTAAACAAATTGTTTGGCTCCTACTGGTTTGATTTGCGTTCTAAAACTCCGGTTTGTATTTCGGAGCACTTAATATGTTTACTTGAAAAACAATTGTATGAGCAACTCTTATTGGGTCGTAATTGTTAATGGGCTATACTGTTATATCGGCCCATATTATAGTCTTTGTCGTCGTTTTCACATTCCATGTAGTAACTGCGAAgctctccttcttctctgtATTCAATTCTCAACTCTCTCCTTTTTCGACTTTCTTAACGAAATCTTTCGCCAATCGCTGCACCTATAGATATGCTAAGTCACTTGAAATCTCGTCTGGTTTCTCCCTCATTACGATCTCATCCCTCAAAAATCTCAGCTTTAAGGTTTTCCACAACTGGTTCAGCCGCCGAGAGACTATACGACCAGCTTCAGGGATGCACGACCAATCTCGAGAAGCAATTAGCCTCGGCTAAGGTGAAATTGGACTCTTCTTGTATCAACGAAGTGATAAGAAGATGCCATCCAAATCAATTTCAATCGGGTCTTAGATTTTTCATATGGGCAGGAACTCAATCCAGCCATAGACACAGTCCTTTTATGTATAGCAAAGCTTGCGACTTTCTTAAGATTAGAGCAAACCCAGGTTTGATCAAGGACGTTGTTGAAGCTTATCGTAAAGAGGAATGCTTTGTTAGTGTTAAGACGATGAGGGTTGTTCTGACTCTGTGCAATCAAGCAAAACTCGCTGATGAGGCGTTGTGGGTATTAAGGAAGTTTCCTGAATTCGATTTATGCGCAGACACTGTTGCTTATAATTTGGTGATTCGGTTGTTTGCTGATAAGGGAGATTTGAATATGGCTGATATGTTGATGAAAGAGATGGATTGTGTTGATCTTTATCCAGATGTGATTACGTATACATCAGTGATCAATGGGTATTGCAATGCTGGTATGATCGATGAAGCTTGGATGTTGGCTAAGGAGATGAGTAAGCACGATTGCGTGCTTAACACCGTGACGTATTCGAGGATTCTAGAAGGAGTTTGTAAGTTTGGCTCTATGGAGGCAGCGTTGGAGTTGTTGTCTGAAATGGAGAAAGAAGATGGTGGTGGATCTATTAGCCCCAATGCGGTTACTTATACTTTGGTAATTCAAGCGTTTTGTGAGAAGAAGCGGATTAGAGAGGCGTTGTTGGTACTGGATAGAATGGGAGACCGAGGATGCACTCCGAATCGTGTTACTGCTAGTGTTTTGATTCAGGGGGTTTTGGAGAACGATGAGGATGTTAAGGATCTTTCTAAGTTGATTGATAAATTGGTGAAACTTGGTGGTGTTTCTCTTTCTGAATGTTTTAGTTCGGCTACTGTGTCGCTAATCCGTTTGCAAAGATGGGGAGAGGCAGAAAAGATCTTCCGACTGATGTTGTTCCGCGGGATTGGACCTGATGGTCTTGCGTGCAGTCTTGTTCTCAGGGAATTATGTTTATCGGAAAGGTTTCTTGATTGTTTCCTTGTGTATCAAGAAATCGAGAAGGCGGATGTGAAGTCAACAATAGACTCAGATATACACGCGAATCTTTTGCTCGGTCTCTGCAAACAGGGGAGTTCTTGGGAAGCTGCCAAGCTTGCGAAATTGATGCTCGATAAGAAATTGAGATTAAGAGTTTCTCATGTTGACAAAATCATTGAAGCGTTGAAGAAAACTGGTGATGAAGATCTCATGCGTCGTTTCTCTActgattgatttgattaattCAGATAGATTAAGAATAAGGATTATTGTTGTACAAGAATCATCATTAAGCTTTTTCGATATTGGATAAATTAGTATAGCAATTGAGATATTTTCTATTCTTAAGGATGCAAGGGCTCCTCGGTCTTGTGGTTACGTCTTTGTGTGGTTGGTTCTGGAGATACGGTACAACGTGTGTGACTACATCTTGATCCGCTATTTTGAGGTGTCTACCGGGACACTCACAAACTTCACTTTTCCAGCAACATCTAGTGTTTTCAGACCGATCCAATCTTCTGTATAGAGCTTTGTCTGTTGAGCAGGGAGAACATTTTCGAAGTCACCATCCGGGTAAAACCCGAACCAAGTTGAGTCATTTGGAACAATAACCTGGTCGTCTTGAAACTGTAAAGCAAAACAGAATGATGAAGAGGGGAAACAAAAGATACAAGTTGAAAAGTAGTCATGGTTGTGAAGAGACCAAACCTTGACAAGAACCAGGTTGTGTAAACTGGCGAAACGCTTTTTGTAAGTTGAATTTCTTTGGTTTGGTATCTCATTGTTAAGCCTAGGTAGATACTTGGAGCTTTCCAAGTACTTTGTCATATCctgagaaacaacaaaaagaaatcaaagagttTGTGGAATCTCTGTTAAAACtctatgttgttgttttgatcattaaatacatatttgttgattttgcaagttttcttataattatgaACTATGGAGAATAGAGACATACCGTAGGGATTTTGAAATAACCACTAGGAGCAAGATGATCCTGCAGAGTcattaaagattttaataaatttattaattgagGATTTAATCATGTCATCtatatagagagatagagaaacaTACTTGAACGAGGTCGCTATAGAGATTTCCCTTGATAATCTCATCGAACTGCTTACAATATGGTCCGGACTTTAaccccgccaaaaaaaaaaaaaacagaggaaatgtgtgattgattaaaatcaaaagagcttaggaggaaaaaacaaaagagagctTACATTATTACACAGAGGAATAAAAGAAACGCCAGAATGAGGACCAGCTAAGGATATATAGTTGTAAACAGGAGGTCCACCGTGGCAGAACTCGATCAAGCCTCGAGCCACCATGTTCCCCTGTtccatcattcatcatcaacatccatGAAACTGAAACGTGTAATGTAATAATCATCAAAAAGTACCGATCAATATGTTTTCAAGAACCTGAGATCTTGCGACAATGTTGTATCCTTGACTCAACTCTTTCATTTGCTTCACTTTTTCACATGCTATTTCTGCTTGATGTGCAAGTGGCGTGAACATTGAAGTGAGTACTCCATTGCCAATTTCTCTGGACACCAtaccaaaagaaacaagaataagagatcaaaccaaatacaaatacaTCATCTTGTTCATgctatatacaaaaaaagaattagtaatCACTTTGCACgtcttatataacaaaaattcaCAACTCTTCTCCATGTCTCGATGTTTAGgttatcaaaaagaagaaagtgttGTGGACTGACTTACACGCAATAGCCAGGAGAGCCAGAGAGGTTAATGAGAAACTGTGTGAAGTTAGCATTTGTATCATCTGAACATTCAGCTGTGATTCCGTGAAGCATTATGAACGGAACTGAAACAGAGACGTGAACCATGGCTAAGAATGCAACCACCACCGCAACACAAGACCACTTTAAACCTTTCTCCATTGTAAACACCAAAAGTATTGTTACAACGGATGCAAGCAAGATGATATAAACGTAGATTTAATGTGGTTTACCAACACTTGCTCTTGGCTATCAAGAGAAAACTTCATTATTAGGGTAGGGAGCATAGTTAAGAATATATGGAAGTTATGACTAAGAAGAGTATTTAAAGGGAAACAATCATAATTAACCTAAATTGATTGGGCCTAAAGTTATGGGCCCAATCCATTCAAGTCATATTCAACAAgtagttttatgtttttatgtttccAAGAACTTTTGAGatgaacatgtatatatatatatatatacaaaaagagTTTCATGTGATTGGAAGTTGCGTCCAAGTAAGAATTAGATGAAAAATggatgattttgattgttttttatatttccaatatGATGGTGTTGATTAGTTTCAATATTCTTGCATGAGCATTCGATCtagaacaaatttttattaggtgtaaaacttatatatatattaatatattaaattttatatatattaaaaaaaataaaattaggttcaatataaatgaaaattcaaaaatatatccATTTgctatgattatttattttaattggagtataaaatttatcatgaaaaacaagagaattgcaacaaaaatttaataataagtaTTATGCACATATAATGCAAAGCTTAAGCAAATATTATGCAAAAAGAGTATagttatttttcattaaaaatacaaTTCAATTGGAAAGAAGTAAAACTCATAAAAACTATTTAGATATAATAGAAAATACgtaattataagttttttaatccaaatatgaagaagaaatattGAATGGATGCAAAGAAATATAAGTGAATAGGTGCATAAGTAGTATCATACTACATAAACTCACTTTCACCCCCATCTTTGCATTtgcattaactttttttttttggttgcattTTCATTAACATCTTTGGTTGCATAGTCATTAACTTCTTTTGTTGCATTTGCATTAACTATATGTTTCGGTGTTTCCTAGTTCTTTCCTGGTTCTTGAGATACGGTACGACGTGTGTGACGACATCTTGATACGCCATATCGAGGTGTCCACCGGGTACACTCACAAACTTCACTTTTCCAGCAGTATCCAGTGTTTTCAGACCAATCCAGTCCTCTGTATAGAGCTTTGTCTGTTGAGCAGGGAGAACATGTTTGAAGTCACCATCCGGATAAAACCCGAACCAAGTTGACTCAATTGGAACAATAACCTTATCGTCTTGAaactgtaaaacaaaaacagaatcatgAAGAAAGGAATCCAAACATAGTTGAAAAGTAGTCATATGGTTTCGAAGAAAACAAACCTTGACAAGAACCAGGTTGTGTAAACTGGCGAAACGGTCTTTGTAAGTTGAGTTCCTTTGGTTTGGTATCTCATTGCTAAGCTTAGGTAGATACTTTGAGCTTTCCAAGTACATTGTTATATCCtgataaatcaaaaacaaataactttTGTGATATATctgttaaaatattatgttgttGCATGTTTTCATCATTAATTACTTATGGTGAATAGAACGACATACAGTAGGGATTTTGTAATAACCACTAGGAGCAGCATTATTCTGCGCAGAGtcattaaagattttaattaatttctaattgaggatatataatcatatgatctgtatatagagagaaagagaaatataCTTGAGCGAAGTCGCTATAGAGACCTCTCTTGATAATCTCATCAAACTTCTTACAATATGGACTGGACTTTAAACCCtccaaaaaaggtaaaaacacaaacaaatgtTGTTGTTACTGTGATTGATTCAAATGAAATCAACTaagatgaaaaaacaaaaaaaaagagcttacaTTACACATAGGAATAAAAGAAATGCCAGCATGAGGACCAGCCAAAGATATATAGTTGTAAACAGGAGGCCCACCGTCGCAGAACTCGATCAAGCCTCGAGCCACCAGGTTCCCCTGTtccatcattcatcatcaacatccatGAAACTGAAACGTGTAATAATCATCAATAACCGATCTAATATGTTATCAAGAAAATGTAACAAGAACCTGAGATCTTGcaacaatgttgtatcctttACTCAACTCTTTCATTTGCTTCACTTTTTCACACGCTATTTCTGCTTGATGTGCAAGTGGCATGAACATTGAAGTGAATACTCCATTGCCAATTTCTCTGGGctccataccaaaaaaaaaaaaaaacgaggacCCGATCAAACCAAATACATCATCTTGTTCATGCTATATATAAATCAAGAATAAGGAGTCACATTGCACGTCTTATATATCAAGAATACACAACTCTTCTACATGACCCGATTTTTTGGattatcaaataaaagaaagtgtcCTGGATTGACTTACACGCAAAAGCCAGGAGAGCCAGAGAGGTTACGGAGAAGCAATGTGAAGTTAGCATTTGTATTATCAGAACATCCAGCTATGATTCCATGAAGCATTATGAACGGAACTGAAACAGAGACGTCAACCATGGCTAAGAATGCAACCACCACCGCAACACAAGACCACTTTAAACCTTTCTCCATTGTAAAACACCAAATATACAAAAGTTCCGATTGGCGTGTATGTTTTTGCGTCTCCAAGAACTTTTGAGAtgggcatatatatatatataggggaaTACAAAGAGCGTCATGTGGTTGGAAGTTGCGGCCAAGTAAAGAATTAGATGAAACAATGGAcggttttgattgattttatatttccaGTATGAAATGGACGTGCTGATTAGTTAGTTGATATATATTCCTGCATGAGAGTTAACTTTATTTTGGTTGCATTTTCATTATCATCTTTGGTTGCATTTtcattaacttctttttttatttgcattaaCTCTCTGATTCCTAGTTCTTTCCTCCTCTAATGATATGATCTCGTTGCCCCCTTTAGTACGTACGTGTATATGTGTTTTTAACATATTTACTACGGTAATTTCATATTACATTATTTGCAATATCTCATAGATCCAATCATATTGTATTCGAAAATGTTGATCACAACGATCATATAGTGAAGAATACTTCAGAACATGTTGATCACAACGATCATATAGTGAAGAGTTAATTTTAAGCTCTCATCATGGCAATGCAGAACTGTTGGAGTCAAGGTTACACAAGAGTCATATTTGAAGGAGAGAACAAAGTAATTGTGGATTTGGTAAACggtgaaaatataaaattcggAGCCTACAATTGGATCAGAGAAGTACAAGTTTGGAAGAGAAGATTTCAAGAGACCAAGTTAAAATGGGTGAAAAGGGAATACAATAAACCAAACTGATATTCTTGCCAAAGATTGAATCCCAATTATAACTGTTATAAGTTGTTTACCCTATTTTggaatgtaaaaataaaataagaaaagtgaGAAGTATTATTGCAATACTTGGTACCACTTCCTATTGAGAGGTACCACTTCCTATTGAGAGCAAGTCCATTGGTCATGAGtgtctttttaataaaaaacaaaaaaaaattaaaaagatgagGACAGAGATCTTGTGGCTCAGAGTAGAGATATTAAGACACTCTTCTCTTATACTCGCAATAACATAGAGCTTCGAGTGttgatttatgttgatgatctcatcATTTGTGGCAATGATGGATACATGCTTGTTAGGGGTAGGCCCATAACCTAACAAAAGGCCCAGCCCATAAGAAGNNNNNNNNNNNNNNNNNNNNNNNNNNNNNNNNNNNNNNNNNNNNNNNNNNNNNNNNNNNNNNNNNNNNNNNNNNNNNNNNNNNNNNNNNNNNNNNNNNNNNNNNNNNNNNNNNNNNNNNNNNNNNNNNNNNNNNNNNNNNNNNNNNNNNNNNNNNNNNNNNNNNNNNNNNNNNNNNNNNNNNNNNNNNNNNNNNNNNNNNNNNNNNNNNNNNNNNNNNNNNNNNNNNNNNNNNNNNNNNNNNNNNNNNNNNNNNNNNNNNNNNNNNNNNNNNNNNNNNNNNNNNNNNNNNNNNNNNNNNNNNNNNNNNNNNNNNNNNNNNNNNNNNNNNNNNNNNNNNNNNNNNNNNNNNNNNNNNNNNNNNNNNNNNNNNNNNNNNNNNNNNNNNNNNNNNNNNNNNNNNNNNNNNNNNNNNNNNNNNNNNNNNNNNNNNNNNNNNNNNNNNNNNNNNNNNNNNNNNNNNNNNNNNNNNNNNNNNNNNNNNNNNNNNNNNNNNNNNNNNNNNNNNNNNNNNNNNNNNNNNNNNNNNNNNNNNNNNNNNNNNNNNNNNNNNNNNNNNNNNNNNNNNNNNNNNNNNNNNNNNNNNNNNNNNNNNNNNNNNNNNNNNNNNNNNNNNNNNNNNNNNNNNNNNNNNNNNNNNNNNNNNNNNNNNNNNNNNNNNNNNNNNNNNNNNNNNNNNNNNNNNNNNNNNNNNNNNNNNNNNNNNNNNNNNNNNNNNNNNNNNNNNNNNNNNNNNNNNNNNNNNNNNNNNNNNNNNNNNNNNNNNNNNNNNNNNNNNNNNNNNNNNNNNNNNNNNNNNNNNNNNNNNNNNNNNNNNNNNNNNNNNNNNNNNNNNNNNNNNNNNNNNNNNNNNNNNNNNNNNNNNNNNNNNNNNNNNNNNNNNNNNNNNNNNNNNNNNNNNNNNNNNNNNNNNNNNNNNNNNNNNNNNNNNNNNNNNNNNNNNNNNNNNNNNNNNNNNNNNNNNNNNNNNNNNNNNNNNNNNNNNNNNNNNNNNNNNNNNNNNNNNNNNNNNNNNNNNNNNNNNNNNNNNNNNNNNNNNNNNNNNNNNNNNNNNNNNNNNNNNNNNCCGACATAGTTCTTCGCTTAAAAACTACGAACTAGGGGTGAAGGGGGGCTACTGTTAGGGGTAGGCCCATAACCTAACAAAAGGCCCAGCCCATAAGAAGGCCCAAATAAACCTTCAGGAAGGGAAGGGGTATTTTGGTCTTTGTAAtagacgaaccgacacagtTCCCTATAAAAGCAGGCGCACGGCGTTCGATCAATGGGGGGAGAAAAGGGGAGACAAGGACAAAAGGTACGAATAGCAAGTACAAGACTTTTTACCCGTTGAAGGTTAAACGCAAAAGAGAAGAGTGTCTTAATATCTCTAACTCGAAGGTTAAAAGCGAAGGATTCGAAGACTCGTCCGTCTAACTCGTCCATTCTAACTCGTTCATTACTTGCTAACTCGTCTAAGTTGTATTGTAACCCGTCTTTTGTGCTTCGACACCGATTAATAGAAGAAAACTTCGACCATCCTTTTACCGAACTTAAAcattctaattgtgaccgatttggacatcaacaatttggcgcgccagGTAGGGGGAGCCAAGTCGAAATCTTCTTTGAAAGTTTGAAGAACGGACCTACAACAACTAGACGAGATGACCATTGTTACTAAAGAAGGAAGTAAGGAAGCTGGTTCGTCGGGTGGAACGACNNNNNNNNNNNNNNNNNNNNNNNNNNNNNNNNNNNNNNNNNNNNNNNNNNNNNNNNNNNNNNNNNNNNNNNNNNNNNNNNNNNNNNNNNNNNNNNNNNNNNNNNNNNNNNNNNNNNNNNNNNNNNNNNNNNNNNNNNNNNNNNNNNNNNNNNNNNNNNNNNNNNNNNNNNNNNNNNNNNNNNNNNNNNNNNNNNNNNNNNNNNNNNNNNNNNNNNNNNNNNNNNNNNNNNNNNNNNNNNNNNNNNNNNNNNNNNNNNNNNNNNNNNNNNNNNNNNNNNNNNNNNNNNNNNNNNNNNNNNNNNNNNNNNNNNNNNNNNNNNNNNNNNNNNNNNNNNNNNNNNNNNNNNNNNNNNNNNNNNNNNNNNNNNNNNNNNNNNNNNNNNNNNNNNNNNNNNNNNNNNNNNNNNNNNNNNNNNNNNNNNNNNNNNNNNNNNNNNNNNNNNNNNNNNNNNNNNNNNNNNNNNNNNNNNNNNNNNNNNNNNNNNNNNNNNNNNNNNNNNNNNNNNNNNNNNNNNNNNNNNNNNNNNNNNNNNNNNNNNNNNNNNNNNNNNNNNNNNNNNNNNNNNNNNNNNNNNNNNNNNNNNNNNNNNNNNNNNNNNNNNNNNNNNNNNNNNNNNNNNNNNNNNNNNNNNNNNNNNNNNNNNNNNNNNNNNNNNNNNNNNNNNNNNNNNNNNNNNNNNNNNNNNNNNNNNNNNNNNNNNNNNNNNNNNNNNNNNNNNNNNNNNNNNNNNNNNNNNNNNNNNNNNNNNNNNNNNNNNNNNNNNNNNNNNNNNNNNNNNNNNNNNNNNNNNNNNNNNNNNNNNNNNNNNNNNNNNNNNNNNNNNNNNNNNNNNNNNNNNNNNNNNNNNNNNNNNNNNNNNNNNNNNNNNNNNNNNNNNNNNNNNNNNNNNNNNNNNNNNNNNNNNNNNNNNNNNNNNNNNNNNNNNNNNNNNNNNNNNNNNNNNNNNNNNNNNNNNNNNNNNNNNNNNNNNNNNNNNNNNNNNNNNNNNNNNNNNNNNNNNNNNNNNNNNNNNNNNNNNNNNNNNNNNNNNNNNNNNNNNNNNNNNNNNNNNNNNNNNNNNNNNNNNNNNNCGGGTGGAATGACCACTCCAGCGGCGGATCAAGGGGAACAAACCACACTCCCAACTCCGGACGCCCCAAGAAAGGCTGCGGCGACAGAGAGCCCAGGGCCGTTCGTCATTGCGACAAACTTAACCAGCCCGGCTACCGAAGAGCCAACGCCGAATCCTGTGCAGCTCGCATTGCTCAGTAGCCAACCCGTTTCCAGTATAGACGAACTCTTTCTCGGGATATTGATGCGTCTCGACCAACAAGAAGNTAGAAGCAAGACAACCCAGCCTGGTAACAGTGACATCAAGCGAGCTGAGAATATCGCTCGAAAATTTGTCAAGGATTCCAAAACCCTCGCCGATCAAAGCGAAGACGAAATGGAAACTCCAGGCGCCANTGCTAGGGACAAGTGTACGAGGAGGTCAACCAGAGTGCAGCCCCACGCATCAACGAGCGAGACAATGGGACAAAAGACTCCAAGCTGAAAGAAATTCGAGAGAAGATGCAAGAAATGGTAACAGTCTTCCATAGAGCAACAAGTAANCGACCGAAATAAGGAAGTCGTGGCCTTCAAAAATCAGCTCCGAAAATGCAACGATTTCCTTCGACAATAACGACCTAGAAGGTTTGGATNTGACCCCTGTTCTCTAGAAGACTCGCTACTACGGCGATAAAACGTGCAGTCAAGCCAAGGTTGGGCTATTATGACGGCATGGTCGATCCGCGAGACTTCTTGCTTACCTTCGGCGTATCCCTCAGCTCTTTACAGTTCAGCCCGATGGAATACGATGTTGGAGCCTGCCAGGTCTTTGCTGAGCATTTGACAGGAACCGCTATAAGCTGGTTCTCAAGACTCCCACCTGGGTCAATCGATAGTATCAAGGACCTGATAACTGCATTCTTAAAGCAATTCTCTGTTCTAATGGAAAACAAGAACTCTCATGCCGACCTATACGCCCTGACTCAACAACGAAATGAATCAACGTTGCGATCCCCGACGCAGCTGCTATCATTGCACTCAAGAACGCACTTTGGTACGAGTCTCGATTTAAAGAAGAGCTATCTTTAACTCATGTGGAAACCATAGCTGACGCCCTGGGACGAGCCGCGAAACACATcgagcttgaagaagagaaagtggtCAACGCTAAGAAACACTCCGGCGAAACAAGCGTCGCGACCAAGAAGCCAGTAATCACAGCTCCGAAAGTCGAATATGTCGAGCCACGACAACATTTTACCCGAAATCAAGATTGAAATCGTCAAACTTTTGCGATCGGCGAAAATAAATACATC harbors:
- the LOC104760155 gene encoding homeobox-leucine zipper protein HAT2 is translated as MMMGKEDLGLSLSLGGSSQNNNPLQRNLNQNSSLSNNLQRFPWNQTFDPTSDLRKIDVNSFPSTANCEEETGVSSPNSTISSTISGKRSEREGMSGTGDDHDEITPDRGYSRGTSDEDDDGGETSRKKLRLSKDQSAFLEETFKEHNTLNPKQKLALAKKLNLTARQVEVWFQNRRARTKLKQTEVDCEYLKRCVEKLTEENRRLQKEAMELRTLKLSPQFYGQMTPPTTLIMCPSCERVAGPSSSSSNHHHQNHRPVSINPWVACAGQVAHGLNFEALRPRS
- the LOC104763008 gene encoding pentatricopeptide repeat-containing protein At5g47360; its protein translation is MLSHLKSRLVSPSLRSHPSKISALRFSTTGSAAERLYDQLQGCTTNLEKQLASAKVKLDSSCINEVIRRCHPNQFQSGLRFFIWAGTQSSHRHSPFMYSKACDFLKIRANPGLIKDVVEAYRKEECFVSVKTMRVVLTLCNQAKLADEALWVLRKFPEFDLCADTVAYNLVIRLFADKGDLNMADMLMKEMDCVDLYPDVITYTSVINGYCNAGMIDEAWMLAKEMSKHDCVLNTVTYSRILEGVCKFGSMEAALELLSEMEKEDGGGSISPNAVTYTLVIQAFCEKKRIREALLVLDRMGDRGCTPNRVTASVLIQGVLENDEDVKDLSKLIDKLVKLGGVSLSECFSSATVSLIRLQRWGEAEKIFRLMLFRGIGPDGLACSLVLRELCLSERFLDCFLVYQEIEKADVKSTIDSDIHANLLLGLCKQGSSWEAAKLAKLMLDKKLRLRVSHVDKIIEALKKTGDEDLMRRFSTD
- the LOC104760156 gene encoding palmitoyl-protein thioesterase 1-like isoform X1, with protein sequence MEKGLKWSCVAVVVAFLAMVHVSVSVPFIMLHGITAECSDDTNANFTQFLINLSGSPGYCVEIGNGVLTSMFTPLAHQAEIACEKVKQMKELSQGYNIVARSQGNMVARGLIEFCHGGPPVYNYISLAGPHSGVSFIPLCGLKSGPYCKQFDEIIKGNLYSDLVQDHLAPSGYFKIPTDMTKYLESSKYLPRLNNEIPNQRNSTYKKRFASLHNLVLVKFQDDQVIVPNDSTWFGFYPDGDFENVLPAQQTKLYTEDWIGLKTLDVAGKVKFVSVPVDTSK
- the LOC104760156 gene encoding palmitoyl-protein thioesterase 1-like isoform X2, producing the protein MEKGLKWSCVAVVVAFLAMVHVSVSVPFIMLHGITAECSDDTNANFTQFLINLSGSPGYCVEIGNGVLTSMFTPLAHQAEIACEKVKQMKELSQGYNIVARSQGNMVARGLIEFCHGGPPVYNYISLAGPHSGVSFIPLCNNSGPYCKQFDEIIKGNLYSDLVQDHLAPSGYFKIPTDMTKYLESSKYLPRLNNEIPNQRNSTYKKRFASLHNLVLVKFQDDQVIVPNDSTWFGFYPDGDFENVLPAQQTKLYTEDWIGLKTLDVAGKVKFVSVPVDTSK
- the LOC104760157 gene encoding palmitoyl-protein thioesterase 3-like, coding for MEKGLKWSCVAVVVAFLAMVDVSVSVPFIMLHGIIAGCSDNTNANFTLLLRNLSGSPGFCVEIGNGVFTSMFMPLAHQAEIACEKVKQMKELSKGYNIVARSQGNLVARGLIEFCDGGPPVYNYISLAGPHAGISFIPMCNGLKSSPYCKKFDEIIKRGLYSDFAQNNAAPSGYYKIPTDITMYLESSKYLPKLSNEIPNQRNSTYKDRFASLHNLVLVKFQDDKVIVPIESTWFGFYPDGDFKHVLPAQQTKLYTEDWIGLKTLDTAGKVKFVSVPGGHLDMAYQDVVTHVVPYLKNQERTRKHRNI